Proteins encoded together in one Deinococcus metalli window:
- a CDS encoding type II secretion system protein, translating to MKNSTQGFTLIELLIVIAIIGILAAVLIPNLLGARKKANDAAAQAVARQVLTAMAAVEVGDTAGNTANCTYGSNNVVVKAGTAGETANVNAPAPVSGVTCVSSTSTYQTVVTYSGGSASTYTQTSNK from the coding sequence ATGAAGAACAGCACCCAGGGCTTCACCCTCATCGAGCTCCTCATCGTCATCGCGATCATCGGCATCCTCGCGGCCGTCCTGATCCCCAACCTGCTGGGCGCCCGTAAGAAGGCCAACGACGCCGCCGCGCAGGCCGTCGCTCGCCAGGTCCTGACCGCCATGGCCGCCGTTGAAGTTGGCGACACTGCCGGGAACACTGCGAACTGCACGTACGGCAGCAATAACGTGGTAGTCAAGGCTGGTACCGCTGGCGAAACCGCGAACGTGAACGCTCCTGCTCCGGTGAGCGGCGTGACCTGCGTGAGCAGCACCTCCACGTACCAGACCGTCGTCACCTACTCCGGCGGCAGCGCTTCCACTTACACCCAGACCTCCAACAAGTAA
- a CDS encoding O-antigen ligase family protein, which produces MENRTTFAYRAELLVLGLLPLLFGVFVIPARTPTAELNYPRLALLCVAALFLIVLRALQTPNMQRSDLLPKLAKQPNYILAALAFALSIVISASLSPNSAQSWLGSIEYPVGAIFALLCMVIFWLYASGPTPSRKGAAALIIFISVVTVAEFLGFRPLAPIIERTFHFTNGFPIATVGYRGHLAGILIILALLPLYWFHRRKKDWRFWCLVIIAAVALGCTTNSAAIIALAVAVLIYLVLELTSGTRGLYLFLLPMVITLSMGCVYPLSYINKQLAAFGAVHNASDSKDLANTRSLEIRFLLWEAAANMFKSRPIIGWGTQSYSMHWFDFLSKEKADKTLALEMGYPRNQKIVRVRDVIYFKDSKGGIVARTQSYDSPHNATLDVLYAQGFLGIATLIWFLIACILAAYRYAGIKGLIGLLPFVGYAIYLQAWFATVPVMGLAIILLGFVLAELRRSHLAPIPQHALRQVPNGHAVTPISTPTGSIHITPSEK; this is translated from the coding sequence ATGGAAAATCGAACTACGTTTGCATATCGAGCCGAGCTCCTAGTGCTCGGCTTGTTGCCGTTATTATTTGGGGTATTTGTCATTCCTGCTAGAACTCCTACCGCTGAGTTAAACTATCCTCGTTTAGCTTTGCTATGTGTAGCTGCCTTGTTTTTAATTGTACTTCGTGCATTACAAACCCCAAATATGCAGCGGAGTGACCTATTGCCTAAATTAGCAAAGCAGCCGAATTATATTCTCGCTGCTTTGGCATTTGCCCTGTCAATCGTTATATCCGCTTCTCTTTCCCCAAATTCGGCTCAATCGTGGCTGGGCTCAATAGAGTACCCCGTCGGTGCTATATTTGCGCTTTTGTGCATGGTTATTTTTTGGCTATATGCCTCTGGGCCGACGCCCTCCCGTAAGGGCGCAGCTGCCTTGATAATTTTTATTAGTGTCGTAACTGTTGCTGAGTTCCTTGGCTTCAGGCCGCTTGCACCTATAATTGAGCGCACATTTCACTTTACGAATGGATTTCCAATTGCCACAGTCGGATATAGAGGCCACTTGGCGGGGATTCTAATAATTTTAGCTCTGTTGCCTTTATATTGGTTCCATCGGCGAAAAAAGGATTGGCGCTTCTGGTGTCTCGTGATAATTGCTGCTGTCGCACTGGGGTGTACGACGAACTCTGCGGCCATCATCGCCTTGGCTGTTGCTGTGCTCATTTACTTAGTTTTGGAGCTTACAAGCGGAACTAGGGGGTTGTACCTTTTTCTTCTGCCCATGGTCATCACCTTATCAATGGGCTGCGTGTATCCTTTATCGTATATCAACAAGCAGCTCGCGGCGTTCGGAGCCGTTCACAACGCTTCCGACAGCAAAGATCTCGCGAACACGCGGTCTTTAGAGATACGCTTTCTGCTCTGGGAGGCTGCTGCGAACATGTTTAAGTCCCGGCCCATCATTGGGTGGGGAACCCAATCATATAGCATGCATTGGTTCGACTTTCTTTCAAAAGAGAAGGCGGATAAAACGCTAGCGCTCGAAATGGGATACCCAAGAAACCAAAAAATAGTGAGGGTTCGCGACGTCATATATTTTAAGGATTCAAAGGGGGGAATAGTTGCTCGTACTCAGAGTTATGACTCGCCGCACAATGCGACACTCGATGTCCTGTATGCGCAAGGGTTCCTCGGTATAGCAACGCTGATCTGGTTTTTGATTGCCTGCATTCTGGCTGCATACCGATATGCTGGCATCAAGGGTCTCATCGGCCTATTGCCCTTCGTCGGGTACGCAATCTACCTACAGGCTTGGTTCGCCACGGTTCCAGTCATGGGGCTTGCGATCATCCTGCTGGGCTTTGTCCTGGCTGAATTGAGGAGGTCACATCTGGCACCCATTCCCCAGCATGCGCTTCGACAAGTGCCTAACGGCCATGCGGTCACACCCATCAGTACCCCTACCGGTAGTATTCACATCACACCCTCAGAGAAGTAG
- a CDS encoding YifB family Mg chelatase-like AAA ATPase has protein sequence MLARARSVALIGVDAVPVEVEVDVSPGLPAFTVVGLPDQAVSEARERVRAAIRNAGLPFPAARITVNLAPADLRKEGPLYDLPIALGVLAAQDLLPAGALDGVLAAGELALDGSLRPITGAINLALLAGTLGLPALLPAGNAPEAALIDGVAVYGAPTLTDAVRHLSGQSRLSPTVAPAAEHDPGAFLDLADLKGQGAARRALEVSLAGGHNLLLVGSPGSGKTMLARRAPGLLPPLTRAEALEVTRIHSAAGLLPARGGLNLGAPFRSPHHTVSDAGLIGGGSVPRPGEVSLAHRGVLFMDEFPEFTRKALETLRQPLEDGTVSISRARATVQYPARFQLIAAMNPCPCGHHSDPEKACTCTPAERLRYASRISGPLLDRIDVVLRVPRLTVDELTRAPEPEPSGPVRERITRARDMMLSRQGVRNAELAGQALRRHAPLASGPEAFLRAAARQLGLTGRGYDRVVRVARTVADLSGSAEVREPHLAEAVGYRPRDLG, from the coding sequence ATGCTGGCCCGCGCCCGCAGCGTGGCCTTGATCGGCGTGGACGCCGTGCCGGTCGAGGTGGAGGTGGACGTCAGCCCGGGGTTGCCTGCCTTCACGGTCGTCGGATTGCCGGACCAGGCGGTCAGCGAGGCGCGCGAGCGGGTGCGGGCCGCGATCCGCAACGCGGGCCTGCCGTTCCCGGCGGCGCGCATCACCGTGAACCTCGCGCCGGCCGACCTGCGCAAGGAGGGACCGCTGTACGACCTGCCCATCGCGCTGGGCGTGCTGGCGGCGCAGGACCTCCTGCCGGCCGGCGCCCTGGACGGTGTGCTGGCGGCCGGGGAACTCGCGCTGGACGGCAGCCTGCGGCCGATCACGGGGGCCATCAATCTGGCGCTCCTGGCGGGCACCCTGGGCCTGCCGGCCCTGCTCCCGGCCGGGAACGCGCCCGAGGCGGCCCTGATCGACGGCGTGGCCGTATATGGCGCCCCCACGCTGACGGACGCCGTGCGGCACCTCAGCGGGCAGTCACGCCTGTCCCCCACGGTGGCCCCGGCCGCGGAGCACGATCCCGGTGCGTTCCTCGACCTGGCCGACCTCAAGGGGCAGGGCGCGGCCCGGCGCGCGCTGGAGGTGTCGCTCGCGGGCGGGCACAACCTGCTGCTGGTGGGCTCGCCCGGCAGCGGCAAGACCATGCTGGCGCGCCGCGCCCCCGGCCTGCTGCCGCCCCTGACCCGGGCCGAGGCGCTGGAGGTGACTCGCATCCACTCGGCGGCCGGGCTGCTCCCGGCGCGCGGCGGCCTGAACCTGGGCGCACCGTTCCGCAGTCCGCACCACACCGTCTCGGACGCCGGGCTGATCGGGGGCGGCAGCGTGCCGCGGCCCGGCGAGGTCAGCCTCGCGCACCGGGGCGTGCTGTTCATGGACGAGTTCCCGGAGTTCACCCGCAAGGCGCTGGAGACGCTCCGGCAACCCCTGGAGGACGGCACGGTCTCGATCAGCCGCGCGCGGGCGACCGTGCAGTACCCGGCGCGCTTTCAGCTGATCGCCGCCATGAACCCGTGCCCCTGCGGCCACCACAGTGATCCGGAGAAGGCCTGCACGTGCACGCCGGCCGAGCGCCTGCGGTACGCGTCGAGGATCAGCGGGCCGCTGCTCGACCGGATCGACGTGGTGCTGCGCGTGCCGCGCCTGACAGTGGACGAACTGACGCGCGCCCCCGAGCCGGAGCCGTCCGGGCCGGTGCGCGAGCGGATCACGCGGGCGCGGGACATGATGCTGTCGCGCCAGGGCGTGCGCAACGCGGAACTGGCGGGGCAGGCGCTGCGGCGTCATGCCCCCCTGGCGTCCGGTCCGGAGGCGTTCCTGCGCGCGGCGGCGCGGCAACTGGGCCTGACCGGACGGGGCTACGACCGGGTGGTGCGGGTGGCGCGCACGGTGGCCGACCTGTCGGGCAGCGCCGAGGTCCGCGAACCGCACCTGGCCGAGGCCGTCGGGTACCGGCCGCGCGACCTCGGGTGA
- a CDS encoding SpoIID/LytB domain-containing protein translates to MRSVLRSCHLILPSLALLGAGSVAHALNVRVLVGSGPQLTVRVPVRPAASGLGGAPLGGASPLPLAAWTVGLSADGARLTLNGQDAGNAALYLPPAPGSVVEIAGKTYRGGVQLRAAAGQVQAINVVDVEDYVRSVVPAEMPTSWPGAALGAQAVIARTYVAAHVNPAAPYDTCATESCQVYPGVGAETPASDAAVAATRAQVVAYGGQPASTYFSADSGGYTASSAEVWGRGLPYLPAQSDPFSAGSPRAHWRLEVGAAKVAEVAARYRVQVGAVQSVVVTRSSPSGRPLEITLSGAAGTARIDGANAGGFIRSLGAAGTRVTLNSAALAAGGPLVVEGSGAGHGVGLSQYGALGLARQGYSHLYVLGFYYPGTSLSTLTGRAAGGAVLAGAGALPQPGTALALRPDGAL, encoded by the coding sequence ATGCGTTCTGTGCTGCGTTCCTGCCACTTGATCCTGCCGTCCCTGGCCCTGCTGGGGGCGGGCAGCGTGGCGCACGCGCTGAACGTTCGCGTGCTGGTCGGAAGCGGGCCGCAGCTCACGGTGCGGGTGCCGGTCCGGCCCGCCGCGTCCGGCCTGGGCGGCGCGCCGCTGGGCGGAGCGTCGCCGCTGCCGCTGGCCGCGTGGACCGTCGGGCTCAGCGCGGACGGCGCGCGCCTGACCCTGAACGGCCAGGACGCCGGGAACGCGGCGCTGTACCTGCCGCCCGCGCCCGGCAGCGTCGTCGAGATTGCCGGCAAGACCTACCGGGGCGGCGTGCAGCTGCGCGCCGCGGCGGGGCAGGTGCAGGCGATCAACGTGGTGGACGTCGAGGACTACGTGCGTTCGGTGGTGCCCGCCGAGATGCCCACGTCGTGGCCGGGCGCGGCGCTGGGGGCACAGGCGGTGATTGCGCGCACGTACGTGGCGGCGCACGTCAACCCGGCCGCGCCCTACGACACCTGCGCGACCGAGAGCTGCCAGGTGTACCCCGGGGTCGGCGCCGAGACGCCCGCGTCGGACGCGGCGGTGGCGGCCACGCGCGCGCAGGTCGTCGCGTACGGTGGTCAGCCGGCCAGCACGTACTTCAGCGCGGATTCCGGCGGGTACACGGCGTCCAGCGCCGAGGTCTGGGGCCGGGGCCTGCCGTACCTGCCCGCGCAGAGTGATCCCTTCTCGGCCGGCAGTCCCCGCGCCCACTGGCGCCTGGAGGTCGGCGCCGCGAAGGTGGCCGAGGTCGCTGCGCGGTACCGCGTGCAGGTCGGAGCGGTGCAGTCCGTCGTGGTGACGCGCTCGAGCCCGTCGGGGCGGCCGCTGGAGATCACGCTGAGCGGCGCGGCCGGCACGGCGCGCATCGACGGCGCGAACGCCGGGGGCTTCATCCGCTCGCTGGGTGCCGCCGGCACGCGCGTGACGCTGAACAGCGCCGCGCTCGCGGCGGGCGGTCCGCTGGTCGTCGAGGGCAGCGGCGCCGGGCACGGCGTGGGGCTGTCGCAGTACGGCGCGCTGGGCCTGGCGCGCCAGGGCTACAGCCACCTGTACGTGCTGGGCTTCTACTACCCCGGCACCAGCCTCAGCACCCTGACGGGCCGCGCGGCGGGCGGCGCCGTGCTGGCCGGTGCGGGCGCGCTCCCGCAGCCCGGTACCGCGCTCGCCCTGCGTCCGGACGGCGCCCTGTGA
- a CDS encoding FAD-dependent oxidoreductase, giving the protein MHSDFPHRAPGRVWAHTGQPFEAREYDVLVLGAGRMGTLCAHALRQLAPALSVLLVEAGGLPNEDGATLLAPGVWTALDVPAPRHAEARWVRAQLETAFGDVSFQTRPLIDLHATPGAQRRPSRDLNLDPAMVDPAALPWATVDEQAATYRPGALALNAAQAAIRLGADLLLNTRAHLHGPGRVRLERLTVTNTHRVVVHETHHVAAQTIVVALGADGPGAAEHDLGVHTTHARAYRQSPRVNVPSQDTTPLLRAHGLTLRPQHGGYTVIPPIHHRDPAGYVPAGGRLTGVPTGLRRETLEDLVAAMESLPALGTAALETGHSASDVPGAWLALPAGDPHAPPQHEEVAPHVHLLLGGPHADTLGPATAHDLAATIAGLPDRPWHAR; this is encoded by the coding sequence ATGCACTCCGACTTCCCACACCGCGCGCCCGGCCGGGTCTGGGCGCACACCGGCCAGCCCTTCGAGGCGCGCGAGTACGACGTGCTGGTGCTCGGCGCCGGCCGCATGGGCACCCTCTGCGCCCACGCCCTGCGCCAGCTCGCGCCGGCCCTGAGCGTGCTGCTGGTCGAGGCGGGCGGCCTCCCGAACGAGGACGGCGCGACCCTGCTCGCGCCCGGCGTGTGGACGGCGCTGGACGTGCCGGCCCCGCGCCATGCCGAGGCCCGCTGGGTGCGGGCGCAGCTGGAGACGGCCTTCGGAGACGTGTCGTTCCAGACGCGCCCGCTGATCGACCTACACGCCACGCCCGGCGCGCAGCGCCGTCCCAGCCGTGACCTGAACCTCGACCCGGCCATGGTCGACCCGGCCGCCCTGCCGTGGGCCACCGTGGACGAGCAGGCCGCCACGTACCGGCCCGGCGCGCTGGCCCTGAATGCCGCGCAGGCCGCCATCCGCCTGGGCGCCGACCTGCTGCTGAACACACGCGCGCACCTGCACGGCCCCGGCCGCGTACGCCTCGAGCGCCTCACCGTCACGAATACGCACCGCGTCGTGGTGCACGAAACGCACCATGTCGCCGCGCAGACCATCGTGGTCGCCCTCGGCGCGGACGGCCCCGGCGCGGCCGAGCACGACCTGGGCGTCCACACCACGCACGCCCGCGCATACCGGCAGTCCCCGCGAGTGAATGTCCCCAGCCAGGACACCACGCCGCTGCTGCGCGCCCACGGCCTGACCCTGCGGCCCCAGCACGGCGGGTACACCGTCATCCCCCCCATCCATCACCGCGACCCCGCCGGGTACGTCCCGGCCGGCGGCCGGCTCACGGGCGTTCCCACCGGCCTGCGCCGCGAGACGCTGGAAGACCTCGTGGCCGCCATGGAATCCCTGCCCGCGCTGGGCACCGCCGCCCTCGAGACCGGCCACAGCGCCAGCGACGTCCCCGGCGCGTGGCTCGCGCTGCCCGCCGGCGACCCCCATGCCCCGCCCCAGCACGAGGAAGTCGCCCCGCACGTCCACCTGCTCCTGGGCGGCCCGCACGCCGACACGCTCGGCCCCGCCACCGCCCACGACCTGGCTGCCACGATCGCCGGCCTTCCCGACCGGCCGTGGCACGCCCGCTGA
- a CDS encoding type II secretion system protein: MTQSAISGFTLIELLIVIAVIGILAVVMMPAMVQARAKANDSAAATVARQVATTAAAVQISGNAYPSCSYSSSIAVITAGSQSESVKVGPLVTNVACTYNSGASSLDVTVSYSGGTRSSVTTTIE; the protein is encoded by the coding sequence GTGACGCAAAGTGCGATCTCTGGTTTTACGTTGATTGAACTGCTGATTGTCATTGCTGTCATTGGTATACTCGCTGTCGTCATGATGCCGGCCATGGTACAGGCAAGAGCCAAAGCCAACGATTCGGCTGCCGCCACTGTCGCTCGGCAGGTCGCTACCACTGCTGCTGCAGTGCAAATTAGCGGTAACGCATACCCAAGTTGCTCCTACTCGAGCTCAATTGCAGTGATTACAGCTGGAAGTCAGTCCGAGTCTGTGAAGGTCGGTCCACTCGTTACTAACGTCGCCTGTACCTATAATTCTGGAGCCAGTTCTCTAGACGTAACGGTTTCATACAGTGGTGGTACGCGCAGTTCTGTAACTACGACCATTGAGTGA
- a CDS encoding prepilin-type N-terminal cleavage/methylation domain-containing protein codes for MNRAQGFTLIELLIVIAIIGILAAVLIPNLLGARKKANDAAAQAVARQVLTAMAAVEVGDSAGSAAGCTYASNNVAVQAGTSGETANVNAPAPVTGVTCVSSTATYSTTVSYSGGSASTYTQTANK; via the coding sequence ATGAACCGTGCACAAGGCTTCACCCTGATCGAGCTGTTGATTGTGATAGCGATTATTGGAATCCTCGCTGCGGTGCTCATCCCTAACCTCCTTGGCGCGCGGAAAAAAGCGAACGATGCGGCCGCTCAGGCTGTAGCCCGTCAAGTGTTGACGGCAATGGCCGCAGTTGAAGTGGGAGATAGTGCCGGTAGCGCGGCCGGGTGCACGTATGCCTCTAACAACGTTGCCGTCCAAGCCGGTACTTCTGGCGAAACCGCCAATGTCAACGCCCCGGCGCCAGTCACGGGCGTGACCTGTGTGAGCAGCACTGCCACGTACTCCACGACCGTCAGTTATTCCGGTGGTAGTGCCTCGACCTACACCCAGACCGCTAACAAATAA